A stretch of the Luteimonas sp. JM171 genome encodes the following:
- a CDS encoding sigma-54 dependent transcriptional regulator, which translates to MSEHSSVLIVDDEHDIRELLVLTLGRMGLRTDTAPNLTAARQMLSTVSYDLCLTDMRLPDGSGLELVSEIATRFPHTPVAVITAYGNVEAAVEALKAGAFDFVSKPVDVHMLRGLVRQALELGQREPEAEESSRLFGESEAMVALRRTIAKVARSQAPVHISGESGTGKELVARTIHAQGSRAAGPFVPVNCGAIPNELMESEFFGHKKGSFTGAHADKPGLFQSADGGTLFLDEVAELPLSMQVKLLRAIQEKKIRPVGAQTEIDVDVRILSATHKELGALVDQGSFRHDLYYRINVIGLHVPPLRERTGDLPLLSTAILQRLAQAMHRDVPVLSEGALEALERYAFPGNVRELENVLERALALAEGDVIQAEDLQLPRHESRAPQPATAGPDAADPTRISPYDTASSALPSYIEEIERAAIQQALQENRYNKTRTAAALGITFRALRYKLKKLGID; encoded by the coding sequence ATGAGTGAGCACAGCAGCGTTCTGATCGTCGATGATGAACACGACATCCGGGAACTGCTGGTGTTGACCCTGGGGCGCATGGGGCTTCGCACCGACACCGCGCCCAACCTCACCGCCGCCCGGCAGATGCTCAGCACGGTGAGCTACGACCTGTGCCTGACCGACATGCGCCTGCCCGACGGCTCCGGGCTGGAGCTGGTGTCGGAGATCGCCACCCGCTTCCCGCACACCCCGGTGGCGGTCATCACCGCCTACGGCAACGTCGAGGCCGCGGTGGAGGCGCTTAAGGCGGGCGCCTTCGACTTCGTGAGCAAGCCGGTGGACGTGCACATGCTTCGCGGGCTGGTGCGCCAGGCCCTGGAACTGGGCCAGCGCGAACCCGAGGCGGAGGAATCCAGCCGGCTGTTCGGCGAGTCCGAGGCCATGGTGGCCCTGCGCCGCACGATCGCCAAGGTGGCGCGCAGCCAGGCGCCGGTGCACATCAGCGGCGAGTCGGGCACCGGCAAGGAGCTGGTGGCACGCACCATCCACGCCCAGGGCTCGCGCGCGGCCGGCCCGTTCGTGCCGGTCAACTGCGGCGCGATCCCCAACGAGCTCATGGAAAGCGAGTTCTTCGGCCACAAGAAGGGCAGCTTCACTGGCGCCCATGCCGACAAGCCCGGCCTGTTCCAGTCCGCCGACGGCGGGACCCTGTTCCTGGACGAGGTGGCCGAGCTGCCGCTGTCGATGCAGGTCAAGCTGCTGCGCGCGATCCAGGAAAAGAAGATCCGCCCCGTCGGCGCCCAGACCGAGATCGACGTGGACGTGCGCATCCTCTCGGCCACCCACAAGGAGCTGGGCGCGCTGGTGGATCAGGGCAGCTTCCGCCACGACCTGTACTACCGGATCAACGTGATCGGCCTGCACGTGCCGCCCCTGCGCGAGCGCACCGGCGACCTGCCGCTGCTGTCCACCGCCATCCTGCAGCGCCTGGCCCAGGCCATGCACCGCGACGTGCCGGTCCTTTCCGAGGGCGCGCTGGAAGCCCTGGAGCGCTATGCGTTCCCCGGCAACGTGCGCGAGCTCGAGAACGTCCTCGAGCGCGCCCTGGCCCTTGCCGAAGGCGATGTCATCCAGGCCGAGGACCTGCAGCTGCCCAGGCACGAGTCGCGCGCCCCGCAGCCGGCCACCGCCGGGCCGGACGCCGCCGACCCGACCCGGATCAGTCCCTACGACACCGCCTCCAGCGCCCTGCCCTCCTACATCGAGGAGATCGAGCGCGCCGCCATCCAGCAGGCGCTGCAAGAGAACCGCTACAACAAGACCCGCACCGCCGCGGCGCTGGGTATCACCTTCCGCGCCCTGCGCTACAAGCTCAAGAAGCTCGGCATCGACTGA
- the lptG gene encoding LPS export ABC transporter permease LptG — protein sequence MIPFPKIHDLYVARVAVTTVLLAWAVLTGLDVMLSGLLSEIDDIGEGDYGFGAAVTYVIYTVPRRAYMMFPTAAVIGTLMGLGVLAASSELTALRALGLSRKRLSASVALPLLVLTAVMIINAETLAPWAQRSADTMKAAAKSPDLIVARYSGLWAREGSTFLNAQGGQERTEDGRQVLELNQVRLFEFDGAGRLVSVANAASAEHDGDGWLLQGVRRVWFEERAVSETEVMEERWTSELDAAALATAGNLWRPRYQSAAELRGGIDYRQRNGLDASEYEEHYWGRWFYPLNVLALCLAAIPFAFGSLRSGGLGRRLFIGVVFALGFWLLQNQFVRLAGVYRFDFRIAYLIPPLVMLAVSFLLFRRRSG from the coding sequence ATGATTCCGTTCCCGAAGATCCATGACCTGTACGTGGCACGGGTGGCGGTGACCACGGTCTTGCTGGCGTGGGCGGTGCTGACCGGCCTGGACGTGATGCTCAGCGGGCTGCTGTCGGAGATCGACGACATCGGCGAGGGCGACTACGGGTTCGGCGCGGCGGTGACCTACGTGATCTACACCGTGCCGCGGCGCGCGTACATGATGTTCCCCACCGCCGCGGTCATCGGCACCCTGATGGGGCTGGGCGTGCTGGCGGCCAGCTCGGAGCTCACCGCGCTGCGCGCGCTGGGCCTGTCCCGCAAGCGCCTGAGCGCCTCGGTGGCGCTGCCGCTGCTGGTGCTGACCGCGGTGATGATCATCAACGCCGAGACCCTGGCGCCGTGGGCCCAGCGCAGCGCGGACACGATGAAGGCCGCGGCCAAGTCCCCGGACCTGATCGTGGCCCGCTACTCGGGCCTGTGGGCGCGCGAGGGCTCGACGTTCCTCAACGCCCAGGGCGGGCAGGAGCGCACCGAGGACGGGCGCCAGGTGCTCGAGCTCAACCAGGTCCGCCTGTTCGAGTTCGACGGGGCCGGGCGCCTGGTGTCGGTGGCCAACGCCGCCAGTGCCGAGCACGACGGCGACGGCTGGCTGCTGCAGGGGGTGCGCCGGGTCTGGTTCGAGGAGCGGGCCGTGTCGGAGACCGAGGTGATGGAGGAGCGCTGGACGTCGGAGCTTGATGCCGCGGCGCTGGCCACCGCCGGCAACCTGTGGCGGCCGCGCTACCAGAGCGCCGCGGAGCTGCGCGGCGGCATTGACTACCGCCAGCGCAACGGCCTGGACGCCAGCGAGTACGAGGAGCACTACTGGGGCCGCTGGTTCTATCCGCTCAACGTGCTGGCCCTGTGCCTGGCCGCGATCCCGTTCGCGTTCGGGAGCCTGCGCAGCGGCGGGCTGGGCCGGCGGCTCTTCATCGGCGTGGTGTTCGCGCTGGGCTTCTGGCTGCTGCAGAACCAGTTCGTGCGCCTGGCCGGGGTCTACCGCTTCGACTTCCGCATTGCCTACCTGATTCCGCCGCTGGTGATGCTGGCGGTGTCGTTCCTGCTGTTCCGGCGCCGCAGCGGCTGA
- the lptF gene encoding LPS export ABC transporter permease LptF: MPKLDSYLFREFAQSTFAVLVVLMVVSLGGVFADVLGNIARGRVPAGMMLSQLGLEVLNYLPLILPLGLLLGLLMAVGRLYRDSEAPVLTAIGVGPRRLLRPVLMLLVPMVVVIAVCSVWLGPWARDYSARMVEAGSRSLLIAGLEAGRFVEVPGGGGVVYVGGMSGDGTHMARVFVYRQEGERMDVTTSATGHLRVEPDGDRFLVLEDGFRVEGPHAEGLDFRLMRFASNELQLPEADHSRDETDPEVMPTIALLDDVRPEARAELHFRLAPPLLALGFGLLAVPLARSPPRQSRYGRTMIAFLGYFVSVNLMMLGQDWLAEGTIPVGLGLWWLVLPVLLLGVWLYFTDGRLRRAPWRRRA; the protein is encoded by the coding sequence ATGCCCAAGCTCGACAGCTATCTGTTCCGCGAATTCGCCCAGTCCACCTTCGCGGTGCTGGTGGTGCTGATGGTGGTCAGCCTGGGCGGCGTGTTCGCCGACGTGCTGGGCAACATCGCCCGCGGCCGGGTGCCGGCGGGGATGATGCTCTCCCAGCTCGGCCTGGAGGTCCTCAACTACCTTCCGCTGATCCTTCCGCTGGGCCTGTTGCTGGGGCTGCTGATGGCGGTGGGGCGGCTGTACCGCGATTCCGAGGCGCCGGTGCTCACCGCCATCGGCGTCGGCCCGCGCCGCCTGCTGCGGCCGGTGCTGATGCTGCTGGTGCCGATGGTGGTGGTGATCGCGGTGTGCTCGGTCTGGCTCGGCCCGTGGGCGCGGGATTATTCCGCGCGCATGGTCGAGGCCGGCAGCCGCAGCCTGCTGATCGCCGGGCTGGAGGCCGGGCGCTTCGTCGAGGTCCCGGGGGGCGGCGGGGTTGTCTATGTGGGCGGGATGTCGGGCGATGGAACCCACATGGCCCGGGTCTTCGTGTACCGGCAGGAGGGCGAGCGCATGGACGTGACCACCTCGGCCACAGGCCACCTGCGGGTGGAGCCCGACGGTGACCGGTTCCTGGTGCTTGAAGACGGCTTCCGGGTCGAGGGGCCGCATGCCGAAGGCCTGGATTTCCGGCTGATGCGCTTCGCCAGCAATGAGCTGCAGCTGCCCGAGGCCGACCACAGCCGCGACGAGACCGATCCGGAAGTGATGCCCACCATCGCCCTGCTCGACGACGTGCGGCCCGAGGCCCGCGCCGAGCTGCACTTCCGCCTGGCGCCGCCCCTGCTGGCGCTGGGCTTCGGCCTGCTGGCGGTGCCGCTGGCGCGCAGCCCGCCGCGGCAGTCGCGCTATGGCCGCACCATGATCGCGTTCCTGGGCTACTTCGTCAGCGTCAACCTCATGATGCTGGGGCAGGACTGGCTTGCCGAGGGCACGATCCCGGTCGGCCTGGGCCTGTGGTGGCTGGTGCTGCCGGTGTTGCTGCTCGGGGTGTGGCTCTACTTCACCGATGGCCGCTTGCGGCGGGCTCCCTGGAGGCGCCGGGCATGA
- a CDS encoding leucyl aminopeptidase: MTLEFTLNRDNPATASTGCIVVGVFADKSLSPAAQALDQAAGGRLAQLAASGDLPGKACATTLLHGVEGVAAKRVLAVGLGDRDKFGPAAYQKAVAAAVRALRTGPVEEALLALADVEVKGRDQAWNVRQAVISADHAAYRYTATLGAKNRKREESGLRKLAVAGGDDQALAQGKAIAAGVEFARELGNLPPNICNPAYLAEQAQAFAGRFDKASCTVLDEEQMQELGMGALLSVARGSANRPRLVVLEWNNGGDAKPYVLVGKGITFDTGGVNLKTQGGIEDMKYDMCGAATVMGTFVSAVELGLPINLRVVVPAVENAIDGNSYRPSDVITSMSGKTIEVGNTDAEGRLILCDALTYAQRFEPEAIVDVATLTGACMVALGRQASGLMSKHDDLADELLAAGESVFDRAWRLPLWDEYQPMLDSNFADVYNIGGRWAGAITAGCFLSRFTEGKRWAHIDIAGTASGDGKMSMATGRPVGLLSQWLLDRAA, translated from the coding sequence ATGACCCTCGAATTCACCCTGAACCGCGACAATCCCGCCACCGCCAGCACCGGCTGCATCGTGGTCGGCGTGTTCGCCGACAAGTCCCTCAGCCCCGCCGCCCAGGCGCTTGACCAGGCCGCCGGCGGGCGCCTGGCCCAGCTGGCCGCCAGCGGCGACCTGCCCGGCAAGGCGTGCGCCACCACGCTGCTCCACGGCGTGGAAGGGGTGGCCGCCAAGCGGGTGCTGGCGGTCGGCCTGGGTGATCGCGACAAATTCGGGCCCGCGGCCTATCAGAAGGCCGTGGCCGCGGCGGTGCGTGCGCTGCGCACCGGCCCGGTGGAGGAGGCGCTGCTGGCGCTGGCCGACGTCGAGGTGAAGGGCCGCGACCAGGCCTGGAACGTGCGCCAAGCGGTCATCAGCGCCGACCACGCGGCCTACCGCTACACCGCCACCCTGGGTGCGAAGAACCGGAAGCGCGAGGAATCCGGCCTGCGCAAGCTGGCCGTGGCCGGCGGCGACGACCAGGCGCTGGCGCAGGGCAAGGCGATCGCCGCGGGCGTGGAGTTCGCCCGCGAGCTGGGCAACCTGCCCCCCAACATCTGCAACCCCGCCTACCTGGCCGAACAGGCGCAGGCCTTCGCGGGCCGCTTCGACAAGGCATCCTGCACCGTGCTGGACGAGGAGCAGATGCAGGAGCTGGGCATGGGCGCGCTGCTGTCGGTGGCCCGCGGCTCGGCCAACCGCCCGCGCCTGGTGGTGCTGGAGTGGAACAACGGCGGCGACGCCAAGCCGTATGTGCTGGTCGGCAAGGGCATCACCTTCGACACCGGCGGGGTCAACCTCAAGACCCAGGGCGGCATCGAGGACATGAAGTACGACATGTGCGGGGCCGCGACGGTGATGGGCACGTTCGTGTCCGCGGTGGAGCTGGGCCTGCCGATCAACCTGCGGGTGGTGGTGCCGGCGGTGGAGAACGCGATCGACGGCAACAGCTACCGCCCGTCCGACGTGATCACCAGCATGTCGGGCAAGACCATCGAGGTCGGCAACACCGACGCCGAGGGCCGCCTGATCCTGTGCGACGCGCTCACCTACGCGCAGCGCTTCGAGCCGGAGGCCATCGTCGACGTGGCCACGCTCACCGGCGCATGCATGGTCGCGCTGGGCCGCCAGGCCTCGGGCCTGATGAGCAAGCACGACGACCTGGCCGACGAGCTGCTGGCCGCCGGCGAGAGCGTGTTCGACCGGGCCTGGCGCCTGCCGCTGTGGGACGAGTACCAGCCCATGCTCGACTCCAACTTCGCCGACGTCTACAACATCGGCGGCCGCTGGGCTGGCGCGATCACCGCCGGCTGCTTCCTCTCCCGTTTCACCGAAGGCAAGCGCTGGGCGCACATCGATATCGCCGGCACCGCCAGCGGCGACGGCAAGATGAGCATGGCCACCGGCCGCCCCGTGGGCCTGCTGAGCCAGTGGCTGCTGGACCGGGCGGCCTGA
- a CDS encoding DNA polymerase III subunit chi — protein MRADFYLIAKPRFRDEPMRLVCELARKAFDAGLPTLVLARDRAQAELLDDLLWDMGDEVFIPHQIAGMDPDEEGDVEVLIADPEYDPPMRPLVINLRDAAVEGGFERVLEVVPADPAARGPLRERWKQYQARGLELNKYDM, from the coding sequence GTGCGCGCCGACTTCTACCTGATCGCCAAGCCGCGGTTCCGCGACGAGCCCATGCGGCTCGTCTGCGAGCTGGCCCGCAAGGCCTTCGACGCCGGCCTGCCCACCCTGGTGCTGGCACGCGACCGCGCCCAGGCCGAACTGCTTGACGACCTGCTGTGGGACATGGGCGACGAGGTGTTCATCCCGCACCAGATCGCCGGGATGGACCCGGACGAGGAAGGCGACGTGGAGGTGCTGATCGCCGACCCCGAATACGACCCGCCGATGCGGCCGCTGGTGATCAACCTGCGCGACGCCGCGGTGGAAGGCGGTTTCGAGCGGGTGCTGGAAGTGGTGCCGGCCGATCCCGCCGCGCGCGGCCCGCTGCGCGAGCGCTGGAAGCAATACCAGGCACGCGGGCTGGAGCTCAACAAGTACGACATGTAG
- a CDS encoding valine--tRNA ligase yields the protein MSLAPSYEPGSFESRLYAEWETSGVFAPRGDGPAYTILLPPPNVTGTLHMGHAFQHTLQDALVRYHRMRGFRTLWQMGSDHAGIATEMVVSRNLAAEGKGETRDSLGREGFIGKVWEWKQQSGDTIERQMRRMGTSGDWSRKVFTMDEGPSAAVIEAFVRLHEQGLIYRGKRLVNWDPVLQTAVSDLEVVSAEEDGHLWSIRYPLAGGASYEHVERDASGTETLREIRDYVIVATTRPETMLGDTAVMVHPGDARYAGLHGLEVELPLTGRRIPVITDEYVDPDFGTGVVKVTPAHDFNDNAVGQRHGLPLINIFTAHAAINDAAPERYRGLDRFEARKAVLADLEAEGLLVETRPHKLQVPRGDRSGQVIEPYLTDQWFVAMDEMGRRGLELVENGSVRFVPPNWINTYRHWLENIQDWTISRQLWWGHRIPAWYDDAGNVHVGRDEAEARRRAGLGDDVPLRQDTDVLETWFSSALWPFSTMGWPDETAMAERGFDDFLPSSVLVTGFDIIFFWVARMIMMTDRLTGQVPFRDVYITGLVRDRDGQKMSKSKGNILDPLDIIDGISIEDLVAKRTTGLMRPQDAPKIEKATRREFPEGIAAHGADPLRFTMAALAGPGRDIKFDLGRADGYRNFCNKLWNATRFVLMNTEGVDAGGGHAPVTDAEKWILARLAATTGQAHAHFASYRFDLLAQALYEFTWDEFCDWFLELAKPALQGEDAAAAASTRRTLLRVLEALLRLLHPLIPFVTEELWRHVAPRLGIEAPTISLQSYPQACDFDAAGFATAEADVDWLRQMVSALRRIRSELGVSPSRKVPLLVQDGSEADAARMRRFDSQLKFLLRLERIDAVEGDPPPSAAGLVGGLKLFVPLEGLVDLDAERARLDKEIARVSAEKEKSSAKLAKFSEKVPEAVVEQERRRLADWTAQLENLTAQRARLG from the coding sequence ATGTCCCTCGCCCCGAGCTACGAACCCGGAAGCTTCGAATCCCGCCTCTACGCCGAGTGGGAAACCTCCGGCGTGTTCGCTCCGCGCGGCGACGGCCCGGCCTACACCATCCTGCTGCCGCCGCCCAACGTCACCGGCACCCTGCACATGGGCCATGCGTTCCAGCACACCCTGCAGGACGCGCTGGTGCGCTACCACCGCATGCGCGGCTTCCGCACGCTGTGGCAGATGGGCAGCGACCATGCCGGCATCGCCACCGAGATGGTGGTCAGCCGCAACCTGGCCGCCGAGGGCAAGGGCGAGACCCGCGATTCGCTGGGCCGCGAGGGGTTCATCGGCAAGGTGTGGGAGTGGAAGCAGCAGTCGGGCGACACCATCGAGCGCCAGATGCGACGCATGGGCACCTCCGGCGACTGGTCGCGCAAGGTGTTCACCATGGACGAAGGCCCGTCGGCGGCAGTGATCGAGGCCTTCGTGCGCCTGCACGAGCAGGGGCTCATCTACCGCGGCAAGCGCCTGGTCAACTGGGACCCGGTGCTGCAGACCGCGGTGTCCGACCTGGAGGTGGTGAGCGCGGAGGAGGACGGGCACCTGTGGTCCATCCGCTACCCGCTGGCCGGCGGCGCGAGCTACGAGCACGTGGAGCGCGACGCCTCGGGCACCGAGACCCTGCGCGAAATCCGCGACTACGTGATCGTCGCCACCACCCGCCCGGAAACCATGCTCGGCGACACCGCGGTGATGGTGCACCCCGGCGACGCCCGCTACGCTGGCCTGCATGGCCTGGAGGTGGAGCTGCCGCTCACCGGGCGCCGCATCCCGGTGATCACCGACGAATATGTGGATCCTGATTTCGGCACCGGCGTGGTCAAGGTCACCCCGGCGCACGACTTCAACGACAACGCGGTGGGCCAGCGCCACGGGCTGCCGCTGATCAACATCTTTACCGCGCATGCCGCGATCAACGATGCGGCGCCGGAGAGGTATCGCGGCCTGGACCGGTTCGAGGCGCGCAAGGCGGTGCTGGCGGACCTGGAAGCCGAAGGCCTGCTGGTTGAAACCAGGCCGCACAAGCTGCAGGTGCCGCGCGGCGACCGCAGCGGCCAGGTGATCGAGCCGTACCTGACCGACCAGTGGTTCGTGGCGATGGACGAGATGGGCCGGCGCGGCCTGGAGCTGGTGGAGAACGGCTCGGTCAGGTTCGTGCCGCCCAACTGGATCAACACCTACCGCCACTGGCTGGAGAACATCCAGGACTGGACCATCAGCCGCCAGCTGTGGTGGGGGCACCGGATCCCGGCCTGGTATGACGATGCGGGCAACGTCCACGTCGGCCGCGACGAGGCGGAGGCGCGCCGCCGCGCCGGCCTGGGCGACGACGTGCCCCTGCGCCAGGACACGGACGTGCTGGAAACCTGGTTCTCCTCCGCGCTGTGGCCGTTCAGCACCATGGGCTGGCCCGACGAGACCGCGATGGCCGAGCGCGGCTTCGACGACTTCCTGCCCTCCAGCGTGCTGGTCACGGGCTTTGACATCATCTTCTTCTGGGTCGCCCGGATGATCATGATGACCGACCGGCTGACCGGCCAGGTGCCGTTCCGCGACGTCTACATCACCGGCCTGGTGCGCGACCGCGACGGCCAGAAGATGTCCAAGTCCAAGGGCAACATCCTCGACCCGCTGGACATCATCGACGGCATTTCCATCGAGGACCTGGTCGCCAAGCGCACCACCGGGCTGATGCGCCCGCAGGACGCGCCGAAAATCGAGAAGGCCACCCGGCGCGAATTCCCCGAGGGCATCGCCGCCCACGGCGCCGACCCCCTGCGCTTCACCATGGCCGCCCTTGCAGGCCCCGGCCGCGACATCAAGTTCGACCTGGGCCGAGCCGACGGCTACCGCAACTTCTGCAACAAGCTCTGGAACGCCACCCGCTTCGTGCTGATGAACACCGAAGGCGTCGACGCCGGCGGCGGACACGCGCCGGTGACGGATGCGGAGAAATGGATCCTGGCGCGGCTGGCGGCCACCACCGGGCAGGCGCACGCGCACTTCGCCAGCTACCGCTTCGACCTGCTGGCGCAGGCGCTGTACGAGTTCACCTGGGACGAGTTCTGCGACTGGTTCCTGGAACTGGCCAAGCCGGCCCTGCAGGGCGAAGACGCCGCGGCCGCCGCGAGCACGCGCCGCACCCTGCTGCGGGTGCTGGAAGCGCTGCTGCGGCTGCTGCACCCGCTGATCCCGTTCGTGACCGAGGAGCTGTGGCGCCACGTGGCCCCGCGCCTGGGCATCGAGGCGCCGACAATCTCGCTGCAAAGTTACCCGCAGGCGTGCGACTTCGACGCGGCCGGCTTCGCCACCGCCGAGGCCGATGTGGATTGGCTGCGGCAGATGGTGTCCGCGCTGCGCCGGATCCGCAGCGAGCTGGGGGTTTCGCCCAGCCGCAAGGTGCCCCTGCTGGTGCAGGACGGCAGCGAGGCCGACGCCGCGCGCATGCGCCGCTTCGATTCGCAGCTGAAGTTCCTGCTCCGGCTCGAGCGCATTGACGCGGTTGAAGGCGATCCGCCACCCTCCGCCGCCGGCCTGGTCGGCGGCCTGAAGCTGTTCGTGCCGCTCGAGGGGCTGGTGGACCTGGACGCCGAGCGCGCGCGCCTGGACAAGGAGATCGCGCGGGTGTCGGCCGAGAAGGAGAAGAGCAGCGCCAAGCTGGCGAAGTTCAGCGAGAAGGTCCCCGAGGCCGTGGTTGAACAGGAGCGGCGGCGGCTGGCGGACTGGACCGCGCAGCTGGAGAACCTCACCGCCCAGCGCGCCCGGCTCGGCTGA
- the rimI gene encoding ribosomal protein S18-alanine N-acetyltransferase produces the protein MGARPAGVPTSRAGLRPMREQDLDAVIAIEHSAYPFPWTQGIFRDCLRVGYPAWVLHDDGGIIGYGVLSIAADEAHLLNICIDPRMQGRGYGRRLLRSLLRIAREEGAQRIFLEVRPSNPQAVALYQDEGFNEIGRRPRYYPAYRGREDAIVMALELLPEGGWPTPRP, from the coding sequence ATGGGGGCCCGGCCTGCCGGCGTCCCGACGTCGCGCGCCGGGCTGCGGCCAATGCGCGAGCAGGACCTGGACGCGGTCATCGCGATCGAGCACAGCGCCTATCCGTTCCCGTGGACACAGGGCATCTTCCGCGACTGCCTGCGGGTGGGCTATCCGGCGTGGGTGCTCCACGATGACGGCGGCATCATCGGGTACGGGGTGTTGAGCATCGCGGCGGACGAGGCGCACCTGCTCAACATCTGCATCGACCCGCGCATGCAGGGCCGCGGTTACGGCCGGCGGCTGCTGCGCTCGCTGCTGCGCATCGCTCGCGAGGAGGGCGCACAGCGGATATTCCTGGAGGTCCGGCCGTCCAATCCGCAGGCGGTGGCGCTGTACCAGGACGAGGGATTCAACGAGATCGGCCGGCGACCGCGCTATTACCCGGCCTATCGCGGCCGCGAGGATGCCATCGTGATGGCGCTGGAGCTGCTGCCCGAAGGGGGTTGGCCGACGCCCCGCCCGTAG
- the pssA gene encoding CDP-diacylglycerol--serine O-phosphatidyltransferase, producing the protein MDDEDPIAARPARSRGIYLLPNLFTTGGLFAGFFAIIAASQGRFGPACVAIFVAAILDGIDGRVARLTNTQSEFGVQYDSLADLISFGMAPALVMYHWSLMELRLDGVTLGRLGWLAAFLYAACAALRLARFNSQVAVVDKRWFVGLASPAAAGLMASFVWTAHSLGADGYDMRWAALAITVVAGLLMVSRIRYSSFKGRGSGPRSDRVPFFVLPIAVGVLIALWADPPRTLLAASALYALSGPAWWVLRRSKGAERGAA; encoded by the coding sequence ATGGACGATGAAGATCCCATTGCGGCCAGGCCCGCGCGCTCGCGCGGCATCTACCTGCTGCCCAACCTGTTCACCACCGGCGGCCTGTTCGCCGGTTTCTTCGCCATCATCGCTGCCTCCCAGGGCCGGTTCGGGCCGGCCTGCGTGGCCATCTTCGTGGCCGCGATCCTGGACGGCATCGATGGCCGGGTGGCGAGGCTGACCAACACCCAGAGCGAATTCGGGGTGCAGTACGACTCGCTGGCCGACCTGATCAGTTTCGGCATGGCGCCGGCGCTGGTGATGTACCACTGGTCGCTGATGGAGCTGCGCCTGGACGGCGTGACCCTGGGGCGGCTGGGATGGCTGGCGGCGTTCCTGTACGCGGCCTGCGCGGCATTGCGCCTGGCGCGGTTCAACAGCCAGGTGGCGGTCGTGGACAAGCGGTGGTTCGTGGGCCTGGCCAGCCCGGCGGCCGCGGGGCTGATGGCCAGCTTCGTGTGGACGGCACACTCGCTGGGCGCGGACGGATATGACATGCGCTGGGCGGCACTTGCAATCACCGTTGTGGCCGGCCTGCTGATGGTCAGCCGGATCCGCTACTCCAGCTTCAAGGGCCGTGGAAGCGGCCCGCGCTCGGACCGGGTGCCCTTCTTCGTGTTGCCGATCGCCGTGGGCGTGCTGATTGCGCTGTGGGCGGATCCGCCCAGGACGCTGCTGGCAGCCTCGGCGCTGTATGCGCTGTCCGGCCCCGCGTGGTGGGTCCTGCGCCGGAGCAAGGGCGCGGAGCGGGGCGCGGCATGA
- a CDS encoding DUF4124 domain-containing protein — MRISTACAALVLAASAMGAGASEIYQWTDARGVTHYSENPPPAGTQYQTRRITSAGASTQAEPAPAASAAAADAGENPQCTTARSNIEILLGDGPVHQDDGEGNSRELGEDERANQLELARAAERAYCKQPAGGS; from the coding sequence ATGCGCATTTCCACCGCCTGCGCCGCCCTCGTCCTGGCCGCGTCCGCCATGGGCGCAGGCGCCAGCGAGATTTACCAGTGGACCGACGCGCGGGGCGTGACCCACTACTCGGAAAATCCCCCGCCCGCCGGCACGCAATACCAGACCCGCCGCATTACCAGCGCCGGGGCCAGCACGCAGGCCGAGCCGGCTCCGGCAGCCTCGGCGGCGGCGGCCGATGCCGGGGAAAACCCGCAGTGCACGACGGCCCGCAGCAACATCGAGATCCTGCTGGGCGACGGACCGGTGCACCAGGACGATGGCGAGGGCAACTCGCGCGAACTGGGAGAAGACGAGCGCGCCAACCAGCTGGAGCTGGCCCGCGCCGCGGAACGGGCCTATTGCAAGCAGCCCGCCGGCGGCAGCTGA